A portion of the Vicingus serpentipes genome contains these proteins:
- the ispE gene encoding 4-(cytidine 5'-diphospho)-2-C-methyl-D-erythritol kinase encodes MVLFPNAKINIGLNVTEKRNDGFHNIESIFYPVFELYDVLEIVKCEELKFTSTGIEIPGSKKDNLCLKAYQLLKQDFNISPVHIYLLKVIPIGAGLGGGSADAAFTLKGLNDLFDLKLTDEQLISYAQKLGSDCAFFIKNKPVFAFNKGDEFKDIELDLLTFEIKIEYPNIHIGTAEAYAGIHPKEPVKNIKSLIAVAPIENWKETIKNDFEESIFPNHPEIKELKEKMYKNGAVYASMTGSGSAVYGVFERSE; translated from the coding sequence ATGGTCTTGTTTCCAAATGCAAAAATTAATATTGGGTTAAATGTTACTGAGAAGCGTAATGATGGTTTTCATAACATTGAGAGTATATTTTATCCTGTTTTTGAATTATATGATGTGCTCGAAATTGTAAAATGTGAAGAGCTAAAATTTACAAGTACAGGAATTGAAATACCAGGAAGCAAAAAAGACAATTTATGTTTAAAAGCTTATCAATTATTAAAGCAAGATTTTAATATTTCCCCTGTACACATTTACTTACTAAAAGTTATTCCTATTGGAGCTGGATTGGGTGGAGGTTCTGCTGATGCAGCATTTACTCTAAAAGGATTAAATGACTTATTTGATTTAAAATTAACTGATGAACAATTAATTTCTTATGCCCAAAAATTAGGGAGTGATTGTGCTTTTTTTATAAAAAACAAACCAGTTTTTGCTTTTAATAAAGGGGATGAATTTAAGGATATAGAATTAGATTTATTAACTTTTGAAATAAAAATAGAATATCCAAACATACATATCGGCACAGCTGAAGCTTATGCAGGAATTCACCCAAAAGAACCCGTTAAAAACATTAAATCATTAATAGCAGTAGCACCTATTGAAAACTGGAAAGAAACGATTAAAAATGATTTTGAAGAGTCTATTTTTCCGAATCATCCTGAAATTAAAGAATTGAAAGAAAAAATGTATAAAAATGGTGCCGTATACGCTTCAATGACAGGAAGTGGGTCTGCTGTTTATGGTGTTTTTGAAAGAAGTGAATAA
- a CDS encoding LptF/LptG family permease: MKKIDLYIIKKFLGTFFFSLILIIPVIVVFDLSEKMRDFIERKAPVKAIIVDYYFNFVPYLVNQFSPLFIFIAVIFFTSKMASNSEIVAILSGGVSFKRLLRPFLLSAGVLAILSFYLNNFLIPDANKERLAFEEVYYRNKFRNNAHNIHLQIDSSTYIYMTNYNVDLNLGINFSIESFKDGELSYKLLSDNVRWDSVSNQWQISNYVERHINGLNETINKGYTKDTILNFKPEEFRRRDNFIETKDFFALNKLIEEEKFKGSRFAVDCEIEKQKRMAYPFATFVLTVIGVSLSSRKVRGGIGLHIGIGLLISFSYILFMQVSATFAKNAGMPAMIAVWIPNVLYSVLALYLLKKAPK; the protein is encoded by the coding sequence TTGAAAAAAATTGACCTATATATCATCAAAAAGTTTTTGGGGACATTCTTCTTCTCATTAATTCTTATAATTCCTGTAATCGTTGTATTCGATTTATCAGAAAAAATGAGAGATTTTATAGAGCGTAAAGCTCCTGTAAAAGCAATTATAGTTGATTATTACTTCAATTTTGTACCCTATTTGGTAAATCAGTTTAGCCCCCTTTTTATTTTTATTGCAGTAATTTTCTTTACTTCAAAAATGGCAAGCAACTCTGAAATTGTTGCAATACTTAGTGGTGGAGTTAGTTTTAAAAGGTTACTTCGCCCCTTCTTATTATCTGCCGGTGTGCTGGCAATTCTTTCTTTTTATTTAAATAATTTTTTAATTCCAGATGCGAATAAAGAACGTTTAGCATTCGAGGAAGTTTACTATCGAAATAAATTTAGAAACAATGCTCATAACATCCATTTACAAATTGATTCGAGCACTTATATTTATATGACTAATTATAATGTGGATTTAAACTTAGGGATTAATTTTTCAATCGAATCTTTTAAAGATGGAGAATTATCTTACAAATTACTTTCTGATAATGTAAGGTGGGATAGTGTTTCTAATCAGTGGCAAATTTCTAATTATGTAGAACGTCATATTAACGGGTTAAATGAAACTATAAATAAAGGATACACAAAAGACACCATACTTAATTTTAAACCCGAAGAATTTAGAAGAAGGGATAACTTTATTGAAACTAAAGACTTTTTTGCTCTAAACAAACTCATCGAAGAAGAAAAATTTAAAGGCTCTCGTTTTGCTGTAGATTGTGAAATTGAAAAGCAAAAACGAATGGCTTATCCATTCGCAACTTTTGTGCTCACAGTTATAGGTGTTTCATTATCGAGCCGTAAAGTAAGAGGCGGAATTGGGTTACATATTGGGATAGGATTATTAATAAGTTTTTCTTACATCTTATTTATGCAAGTATCCGCTACTTTTGCTAAAAATGCAGGTATGCCAGCCATGATTGCCGTCTGGATTCCTAATGTATTATACAGTGTGTTGGCTTTATACTTATTGAAAAAAGCTCCAAAGTAA
- the tgt gene encoding tRNA guanosine(34) transglycosylase Tgt, whose protein sequence is MDFKLEKKDINSKARAGTITTAHGEIKTPIFMPVGTAGTVKGVHQHEIKDDIKAQIILGNTYHLYLRPKLDILKSAGGLHKFINWDKPILTDSGGYQVYSLSGRRKIKEEGATFSSHIDGSKHLFTPEYVMDIQRTIGADIIMAFDECTPYPCDYKYAKNSMHMTHRWLKRCCERFDSTEPLYGYDQTLFPIVQGSTYKDLRKQSAEKIASFEREGNAIGGLSVGEPDDEMYEMCEVVTNILPEDKPRYLMGVGTPINLLENIALGIDMFDCVMPTRNARNGMLFTSQGTINIKNKKWENDLSPIDPDGTSYVDSFYSKAYLRHLIISKEILGAQIATIHNLAFYLWLVTEAREQILAGTFYDWKAKMVKQLGQKL, encoded by the coding sequence ATGGATTTTAAATTAGAAAAAAAAGATATTAATAGTAAAGCTCGTGCGGGAACAATCACAACTGCTCATGGAGAAATAAAAACACCCATTTTTATGCCTGTTGGAACAGCAGGAACTGTTAAGGGGGTTCATCAACATGAAATTAAAGACGATATTAAGGCGCAAATAATATTAGGCAATACTTACCATTTGTATCTACGTCCAAAGTTAGACATATTAAAATCGGCTGGAGGGCTACATAAATTTATAAACTGGGACAAACCAATTTTAACAGACAGTGGTGGCTACCAAGTTTATTCACTTTCGGGCAGAAGAAAAATTAAAGAAGAAGGCGCAACATTTTCTTCACATATTGATGGCTCAAAACATTTATTTACTCCAGAATATGTGATGGATATTCAGCGAACTATTGGCGCTGATATAATTATGGCTTTTGATGAGTGCACTCCTTATCCTTGCGATTACAAATACGCTAAAAACTCAATGCACATGACCCATCGTTGGTTAAAGCGTTGTTGTGAGCGTTTTGATTCAACAGAGCCACTATATGGTTATGACCAAACGTTGTTTCCTATTGTTCAAGGTAGTACCTACAAAGATTTAAGAAAGCAGTCTGCTGAAAAAATTGCAAGTTTTGAACGAGAAGGAAATGCTATTGGTGGGCTATCTGTTGGTGAACCTGATGATGAAATGTATGAAATGTGTGAAGTGGTTACCAACATTTTACCTGAAGACAAACCTCGCTACTTAATGGGAGTTGGAACACCTATTAATTTATTAGAAAACATTGCTTTAGGAATTGACATGTTTGATTGTGTAATGCCTACCCGAAATGCTAGAAATGGGATGTTATTTACCAGTCAAGGTACCATTAACATTAAAAATAAAAAATGGGAAAATGATCTTAGTCCTATAGACCCAGATGGCACAAGTTATGTTGACAGCTTTTACAGCAAAGCTTATTTACGTCATTTAATTATTTCGAAAGAAATTTTAGGTGCTCAAATTGCTACGATACACAATTTAGCTTTTTATTTGTGGCTAGTAACTGAAGCTAGAGAACAAATTTTAGCTGGAACATTTTATGACTGGAAAGCGAAAATGGTTAAACAATTAGGCCAAAAACTATAA
- a CDS encoding glycosyltransferase, with protein MFNNLSDNFLFIEFNDVFDYLVLGFLIIAFIQLMIYLFIFSRLAFFKNKNETSNKSEPISVIICAKNERDNLLKFLPDFLNQDYPNFEVIVVNDHSVDDTEDVLKAYTMQFKHLKVVNVPDNDRFYGSKKFALTLGIKAAQYDNVLLTDADCKPASKKWIQLMSEYAANKKIILGFGAYEKQKGLLNKLIRFDTLFTATQYLSFALLKLPYMGVGRNLAYNKELFFSVKGFSSHQHILSGDDDLFVNEVANSKNTQIVIEEEAHTVSVPKATFKLWLRQKKRHFSTGKYYKFGHKLMLSIYPLTLLIFVLLFISLVIQQISIHLIVGVFLLRLLIQLLIFIKIEKRLGSKDLWFLAPILELFFMFFNPLLLISNFIKKNTKWS; from the coding sequence ATGTTTAACAACCTTTCCGATAACTTCTTATTCATTGAGTTTAATGATGTTTTTGATTATTTAGTTTTGGGGTTTTTAATTATTGCTTTTATCCAATTAATGATTTATTTATTCATTTTTTCTCGCTTGGCATTTTTCAAAAATAAAAATGAAACTTCAAATAAAAGTGAGCCTATATCTGTAATTATTTGTGCTAAAAATGAGAGAGATAATTTATTAAAATTTTTACCAGACTTTTTAAATCAAGATTATCCAAATTTTGAAGTAATTGTTGTTAACGACCACTCTGTAGATGATACCGAAGATGTATTGAAGGCCTATACAATGCAGTTTAAGCATTTAAAAGTTGTTAATGTTCCAGACAATGACCGCTTTTATGGGAGCAAGAAATTTGCATTAACCTTAGGGATAAAAGCTGCTCAATACGATAATGTTTTGTTAACTGATGCTGATTGCAAGCCTGCTTCAAAAAAATGGATTCAATTGATGTCAGAATATGCTGCCAATAAAAAAATTATACTAGGTTTTGGCGCTTATGAAAAGCAAAAAGGTTTATTAAATAAATTGATTCGTTTTGATACCCTTTTTACGGCAACTCAATATTTATCTTTTGCACTTTTAAAATTGCCATATATGGGGGTTGGAAGAAATTTAGCTTATAACAAGGAGTTGTTTTTTTCAGTTAAAGGCTTCTCTTCTCATCAGCATATTTTATCCGGAGATGATGACTTGTTTGTAAATGAAGTTGCTAACTCTAAAAACACTCAAATTGTAATTGAAGAAGAAGCCCATACAGTATCGGTACCAAAAGCAACATTTAAATTATGGCTAAGGCAAAAAAAACGTCATTTTTCTACTGGAAAATATTACAAATTTGGACATAAGTTGATGTTAAGCATTTATCCACTTACGTTATTAATTTTTGTCTTGTTATTTATTAGCTTGGTCATTCAACAAATTTCTATTCATCTAATAGTTGGGGTATTCCTGCTTAGATTATTAATACAATTGCTTATATTTATAAAAATAGAAAAAAGGTTGGGTAGCAAAGATTTATGGTTTTTAGCTCCAATTTTAGAATTGTTTTTCATGTTTTTTAATCCTTTATTATTAATTTCAAACTTTATAAAAAAGAACACTAAATGGAGTTAA
- a CDS encoding RNA polymerase sigma factor, producing the protein MELNSNLSPKAQIDFDLVVRARESQDERAYAELMTKYRDAIFFMMLKMVKNNDDADDLTIEAFGKAFNRLHQYTPNYAFSTWLFRIATNNCIDFIRKKKMVTFSIDKEFGDEEGGGVTFEIRDERLDPEERFIRKQKIRIMREIVEHLKPRYKNLIVLRYFRELSYDEIAEETELPIGTVKAQLFRAREQLYNLIQHKKGNF; encoded by the coding sequence ATGGAGTTAAACTCAAATTTATCACCTAAAGCTCAAATAGATTTTGATTTGGTTGTTAGAGCTCGTGAATCTCAAGATGAGAGAGCTTATGCTGAGTTAATGACAAAGTATAGAGATGCTATCTTTTTTATGATGTTGAAAATGGTTAAGAACAATGACGATGCTGATGATTTAACAATTGAGGCATTTGGAAAGGCTTTTAATCGATTACATCAATACACTCCTAACTATGCTTTTAGTACATGGTTGTTTCGTATTGCAACCAATAATTGTATCGATTTTATCAGAAAAAAGAAAATGGTAACATTTTCTATTGATAAAGAATTTGGAGATGAAGAAGGTGGTGGAGTAACTTTTGAAATAAGAGATGAGCGTTTAGATCCTGAAGAACGATTTATTAGAAAGCAGAAGATTAGAATTATGCGTGAAATTGTGGAACACTTAAAACCACGTTATAAGAATTTAATTGTATTGCGTTATTTTAGAGAGTTGTCGTATGATGAAATTGCTGAAGAAACAGAATTGCCTATAGGAACTGTTAAAGCTCAATTGTTTAGAGCAAGAGAGCAGCTATACAACTTAATTCAGCATAAAAAAGGAAATTTTTAA
- the rsmG gene encoding 16S rRNA (guanine(527)-N(7))-methyltransferase RsmG → MSSSIKNITKYFPDLSEVQIAQFEKLEELYKFWNAQINVVSRKDIDELYVKHVLHSLAISKVVNFKKGTKILDVGTGGGFPGIPLAILYPECDFLLVDSIGKKIKVVNEVALGLGLTNVKGKHARAEEIKDQFDFVVTRAVTRINNFIPWVKGKLSPESFNDIKNGILFLKGGDLAEEIAESGKKVELYPIPNYFSEDFFETKVVVYTRVKK, encoded by the coding sequence ATGAGTTCATCAATTAAAAACATCACAAAATATTTTCCAGATTTATCTGAAGTGCAAATTGCTCAATTTGAAAAACTAGAGGAATTATATAAGTTTTGGAATGCTCAAATTAATGTTGTTTCTAGAAAAGATATTGATGAACTTTATGTGAAGCATGTACTACATTCATTAGCCATTTCCAAAGTAGTGAACTTTAAAAAAGGGACTAAAATTTTAGATGTAGGCACGGGTGGAGGGTTTCCAGGTATTCCATTAGCAATATTGTATCCAGAGTGCGATTTTTTGTTAGTTGACTCTATCGGTAAAAAGATTAAAGTAGTAAATGAAGTTGCTTTAGGACTTGGGTTAACGAATGTAAAAGGAAAACATGCCAGAGCAGAAGAAATAAAAGACCAATTTGATTTTGTAGTAACCCGAGCCGTAACTCGAATAAATAATTTTATTCCTTGGGTAAAAGGAAAGTTAAGTCCCGAAAGTTTTAATGATATTAAAAATGGAATACTCTTTTTAAAAGGAGGAGACTTGGCGGAGGAAATTGCTGAAAGTGGTAAAAAAGTGGAGTTATATCCAATACCTAATTATTTTTCAGAAGATTTTTTTGAAACAAAAGTGGTAGTTTACACTCGCGTAAAGAAGTGA
- a CDS encoding YdcF family protein, giving the protein MFFFLSKILFFLTTPIVWIFGLLLWGILTKKDILKKRLLWASLICFYFFSNAFIADEFVRAYEDRSITYSDITKTYDVVIVLGGFSNFDSKQNLIQFHSATDRLMAGIKLYKTGKAKKIMISSGSGQLMNPNEKEALFIKSYLLDIGIPEKDLIIESESINTRENAVYSAKILNNEYKNGNYLLVTSAFHMPRAKSCFTKVGLSITPFSVDHQSGPRKFLFDHLFIPDSDSLRRWQMLIKEWIGFTTYKIMGYC; this is encoded by the coding sequence ATGTTTTTCTTCTTATCTAAGATATTATTTTTTCTAACTACTCCCATTGTATGGATTTTTGGATTGTTATTATGGGGAATTCTAACAAAAAAAGACATCCTTAAAAAAAGGCTACTTTGGGCTTCATTAATTTGCTTTTACTTTTTTTCAAATGCTTTTATTGCAGATGAATTTGTAAGAGCTTATGAAGATAGAAGTATAACTTATAGCGATATAACTAAAACCTACGATGTAGTAATTGTTCTAGGAGGATTTAGCAATTTTGATTCAAAACAAAACTTAATACAATTTCATTCAGCAACAGATAGGTTAATGGCAGGAATAAAACTTTATAAAACTGGTAAAGCAAAAAAAATAATGATAAGCAGTGGTTCTGGACAACTAATGAACCCCAACGAAAAAGAAGCTTTATTCATTAAATCTTATTTATTAGATATTGGCATACCTGAAAAAGATTTAATTATTGAAAGTGAATCGATAAACACCAGAGAAAATGCTGTATACAGTGCTAAAATTTTAAACAACGAATATAAAAATGGGAATTACCTGTTAGTAACATCTGCTTTCCACATGCCTAGAGCTAAAAGTTGTTTTACAAAAGTTGGATTATCTATCACCCCATTTAGTGTTGACCACCAATCTGGTCCCCGCAAATTTCTATTTGATCATTTGTTTATACCTGACTCAGATAGTCTAAGAAGATGGCAAATGCTAATTAAAGAATGGATTGGGTTTACGACTTATAAAATAATGGGCTACTGCTAA
- the hemH gene encoding ferrochelatase: MQKKGVLLVNLGTPDSPSVSDVRKYLREFLMDKYVIDLPYIARWLLIHLIISPFRGPKSAKIYQELWTENGSPLFHYGKKVKGLLQNKLGNDYTVELAMRYQSPSINSVLKKLKSQNITDLVVIPLYPQYASSSTKSSIEKVKEELKKINFNTKVRFVENFVSNPKFIEAFAENGLKHWSTGKYDKVLFSYHGIPERHILKDCDNGHCKLDDNCCSIYSTKNTLCYRAQCYETTRLIAKAMNLKEGEYQTAFQSRLETRARDPWLKPYSDIVTADFPKNGIKSVLAFSPSFIADCLETTIEVGEEFKEIFHENGGENWQLVESLNESPLWIEALEQLATK, translated from the coding sequence ATGCAAAAAAAAGGAGTTTTACTAGTCAATCTTGGAACACCTGACAGTCCATCTGTTAGTGATGTAAGAAAATATTTACGTGAATTTTTAATGGATAAATATGTAATTGATTTACCATACATTGCTCGTTGGTTATTAATTCATTTAATTATCTCGCCATTTAGAGGCCCTAAATCTGCTAAAATATACCAAGAATTATGGACGGAAAACGGCTCACCTTTATTTCATTACGGAAAGAAAGTTAAAGGTTTATTGCAAAATAAATTAGGAAACGATTATACTGTTGAACTTGCAATGCGTTACCAAAGCCCATCTATTAATAGTGTGCTAAAAAAATTAAAATCTCAAAACATTACAGATTTAGTCGTTATACCTCTATATCCTCAATATGCTTCATCAAGTACTAAATCAAGTATTGAAAAAGTAAAAGAAGAATTGAAAAAAATAAACTTTAACACAAAAGTTAGATTTGTTGAAAATTTTGTTTCAAATCCTAAATTTATTGAAGCTTTTGCTGAAAACGGACTAAAACACTGGAGTACTGGAAAATATGACAAGGTATTATTTAGTTATCATGGGATACCTGAACGCCACATTTTAAAAGACTGTGATAATGGACATTGTAAATTAGATGATAATTGTTGTTCAATATACTCTACTAAAAACACATTATGCTATAGAGCTCAATGTTATGAAACGACTCGCTTAATTGCCAAGGCAATGAATTTAAAAGAAGGAGAGTATCAAACAGCTTTTCAATCTCGTTTAGAAACTCGCGCACGTGATCCATGGTTAAAACCATACTCTGATATTGTAACTGCAGATTTTCCAAAAAACGGTATCAAGAGCGTTTTAGCTTTTTCTCCTTCATTTATTGCTGACTGCCTTGAAACAACTATTGAAGTTGGCGAAGAGTTTAAAGAAATTTTCCATGAGAATGGTGGCGAAAACTGGCAATTGGTAGAAAGTTTAAACGAAAGCCCATTATGGATTGAAGCTTTGGAGCAACTAGCTACCAAGTAA
- a CDS encoding CopD family protein → MDYFYLKALHIIFVVTWFAGLFYIVRLFVYHVEAEGEEENAKVVLQKQYKLMSKRLWYGITWPSAIITAIFAFWLLFGTEVGKSYLLSPWMHIKLTFVVALYVYHFLCHRIFVQLQNNQIKYSSFKLRIWNEVATVLLFAIVFLVVLKNNIGWVWGVVGLLLFSVLLMMGIKIYKKKREKTQEKID, encoded by the coding sequence ATGGACTATTTTTATTTAAAAGCATTACACATCATTTTTGTAGTTACCTGGTTTGCAGGCCTTTTTTACATAGTTAGACTATTTGTATATCATGTGGAAGCCGAAGGAGAAGAGGAGAATGCTAAGGTTGTTTTACAAAAGCAATATAAGTTAATGAGTAAGCGTTTGTGGTATGGAATTACTTGGCCATCAGCAATTATTACTGCAATTTTTGCCTTTTGGTTGCTGTTTGGAACAGAAGTAGGTAAGTCATATCTTTTAAGTCCATGGATGCATATTAAACTAACTTTTGTTGTAGCTCTTTATGTGTATCATTTTTTATGTCATCGAATATTTGTACAGCTTCAAAATAATCAAATTAAATATTCATCATTTAAACTTCGAATATGGAATGAAGTTGCTACTGTTTTGCTTTTTGCAATTGTGTTTTTGGTGGTTTTAAAAAATAATATTGGCTGGGTTTGGGGAGTTGTAGGTTTGTTGTTGTTTTCTGTTTTATTAATGATGGGTATTAAAATTTACAAAAAGAAACGAGAAAAGACACAAGAAAAAATAGACTAG
- a CDS encoding UbiA family prenyltransferase, with the protein MRALIFLIRSVIYSNIFVSLCVTLLTHQSYILLELPQKNKYFLLIFVFCATYFTYNIQRILRINYSELLGKQIGIRLSWIVRNRKILLLTSILASITCIIMLFFLSFQLLKFIAPLAFLSIFYVVPFFNLNGKKIALRNYPYIKIIIIAIVWSFVTTALPFLNHSNDMFDYNQNFILLITEQFLFILAITLPFDIRDLRYDLAANVKTIPAKIGVKKTIVLSELLLVVFMILKYYQLNLNHISYEQFTATSIALFITGILIAFSSPKRPELFFSGLIEGTMVLMYLAVLIFEY; encoded by the coding sequence TTGAGAGCTTTAATTTTTTTAATTCGTTCTGTAATATATAGCAACATCTTTGTTTCATTATGCGTAACACTTCTTACTCATCAATCATATATATTATTAGAATTACCTCAAAAAAATAAATACTTCCTACTAATATTTGTTTTTTGCGCAACTTATTTCACATATAATATTCAACGAATTTTACGAATAAATTACAGTGAGCTTTTAGGTAAACAGATTGGGATAAGATTAAGTTGGATAGTACGCAACAGAAAAATCCTGCTCCTAACATCTATTTTAGCAAGTATAACATGCATAATAATGCTATTCTTCTTGTCCTTTCAACTATTAAAATTTATAGCTCCGTTAGCATTTTTATCTATTTTTTATGTTGTTCCGTTTTTTAACCTTAATGGAAAAAAAATTGCTTTGAGAAACTACCCTTACATTAAAATAATAATAATTGCTATCGTTTGGTCTTTTGTTACAACCGCTCTCCCCTTTTTAAACCACAGTAATGATATGTTTGATTACAATCAAAATTTTATATTATTAATTACCGAACAGTTTCTTTTTATTCTTGCGATTACATTGCCATTTGACATCAGAGATTTAAGATATGATTTAGCTGCAAATGTTAAAACAATTCCTGCTAAAATTGGCGTAAAAAAAACAATTGTACTTTCTGAGCTTTTATTAGTTGTGTTTATGATTTTAAAATACTACCAATTAAATTTAAATCATATTTCTTACGAGCAATTTACAGCCACAAGTATTGCCCTTTTTATTACAGGAATATTGATAGCGTTTTCTTCACCAAAACGACCAGAATTATTCTTTTCTGGACTAATTGAAGGGACAATGGTATTGATGTATCTAGCTGTATTAATATTTGAATACTAG
- a CDS encoding leucine-rich repeat domain-containing protein produces the protein MKLTKKLLYSFLAKILPAFIFISISLEVNAQAFEKEALDTIKELTLEQALKIDPLKVYKLSLKKMKLNELPEEIYNFKNLQALDASRNKLIYFPRKISIFPHLQELNFSNNKIPSIPEELGLLTELKTLILNQNELTSLPSEISNLKKLTFLDVWGNDIGFLPAEIELLSGSLKEIDMRVILMSPEEHKKIKELLPETKIHFSKSCNCGF, from the coding sequence TTGAAATTGACAAAAAAACTTCTGTACAGCTTCTTAGCTAAAATTTTACCTGCTTTTATTTTTATTTCTATTAGCTTAGAGGTTAATGCCCAAGCTTTTGAAAAAGAAGCTTTAGATACAATTAAAGAACTCACATTAGAACAAGCTTTAAAAATAGACCCTTTAAAAGTTTATAAGCTTTCTTTAAAAAAAATGAAGCTAAATGAATTGCCTGAAGAAATCTATAATTTTAAAAATTTACAAGCCTTAGATGCTAGTCGAAATAAATTGATTTATTTTCCTCGTAAAATTTCAATCTTTCCACATCTTCAAGAATTAAATTTCTCTAACAACAAAATCCCTTCAATACCTGAAGAATTAGGACTGTTAACTGAATTAAAAACACTAATTCTTAACCAAAATGAACTAACCTCTTTACCTTCAGAAATTAGTAATTTAAAAAAATTAACTTTTTTAGATGTTTGGGGAAATGATATTGGTTTTTTACCTGCAGAAATTGAACTATTAAGCGGATCGCTTAAAGAAATTGACATGAGGGTTATCTTAATGAGTCCTGAAGAGCATAAAAAAATTAAAGAATTATTGCCCGAAACAAAAATTCATTTTTCGAAATCGTGTAATTGTGGTTTCTAA
- a CDS encoding bifunctional riboflavin kinase/FAD synthetase: protein MKIYYNIDEFKATNKSVTTTGTFDGVHLGHNVILNKLKQAAQNFGGETVLLTFFPHPRMVLQPENTDLRLLNTIDERIELLKKSGIDHLIIHPFSKEFSRLSSIEFVRDILVSKLNTHKLVIGYDHHFGRNREGSFIHLKEFGPLYGFEVEEIPAQDIEQINISSTKVRNSLNNGNIKAANQFLGYHYFIKGTVVEGEKIGREIGFPTANIKVKEWYKLIPANGVYAVNIILNKIKYNGMLNIGNRPTLNGNDITIEVNIFNFNANIYNNEIRIEFIDRIRDEQKFDKLDELKQQLEIDKKTSVQLLS, encoded by the coding sequence GTGAAAATTTATTACAACATTGACGAATTTAAAGCTACAAATAAATCGGTAACTACTACTGGAACATTTGATGGCGTTCATCTTGGACACAATGTTATTTTAAACAAACTAAAACAAGCTGCTCAAAATTTTGGAGGTGAAACAGTTCTCTTAACTTTTTTTCCTCATCCAAGAATGGTTTTACAACCAGAAAACACCGATTTAAGATTATTAAACACAATTGACGAACGAATTGAATTATTAAAAAAATCAGGTATTGATCATTTAATCATCCATCCTTTTTCGAAAGAATTTTCTCGATTAAGTTCTATTGAGTTTGTTAGAGATATTCTTGTTTCTAAATTAAATACTCACAAATTAGTTATTGGTTACGACCACCACTTTGGACGAAACAGAGAAGGTTCTTTTATACATTTAAAAGAATTTGGTCCTTTATACGGATTTGAAGTTGAAGAAATTCCAGCTCAAGATATTGAGCAAATAAACATTAGCTCTACTAAAGTTAGAAACTCCTTAAACAATGGAAATATTAAAGCTGCTAATCAGTTTTTAGGGTACCATTATTTTATAAAGGGTACGGTTGTTGAAGGAGAAAAAATTGGTAGAGAAATCGGATTTCCTACTGCAAATATTAAAGTTAAAGAATGGTATAAGCTTATTCCTGCAAACGGTGTTTATGCTGTAAACATTATTCTTAACAAGATAAAATACAACGGAATGCTTAATATTGGTAATCGTCCTACTTTAAACGGCAACGACATTACTATTGAGGTAAATATTTTTAACTTTAATGCTAACATATATAATAATGAAATTAGAATTGAGTTTATTGATCGTATTAGAGATGAACAGAAATTTGATAAACTTGATGAATTAAAACAACAACTTGAAATTGACAAAAAAACTTCTGTACAGCTTCTTAGCTAA